From the Cohaesibacter sp. ES.047 genome, one window contains:
- a CDS encoding NADH-quinone oxidoreductase subunit J, translating into MILQSIFFYLFAAVLLGSGLMVIGARNPVHSVLFLILAFFNAAGLFVLLGAEFLAMLLVVVYVGAVAVLFLFIVMMLDIDFVELRAGFLQYMPIGLVVGVVLLAELLVAFGGWVISPELSGHLGEPMPALAEMSNIEAIGSLLYTKYVYYFETAALILLVAMIGAIVLTLHHRKDVKRQDIVRQNARTVENSIEIVEVESGRGI; encoded by the coding sequence ATGATCCTTCAAAGCATATTCTTCTATCTGTTTGCAGCGGTGCTGCTGGGCTCTGGCCTGATGGTCATTGGCGCGCGCAACCCCGTGCATTCCGTTCTGTTCCTGATCCTTGCTTTCTTCAATGCGGCCGGACTCTTTGTCCTGCTTGGCGCGGAGTTCCTCGCCATGTTGCTGGTGGTGGTCTATGTCGGGGCGGTTGCGGTGTTGTTCCTGTTCATCGTGATGATGCTCGACATCGACTTTGTCGAGTTGAGGGCAGGGTTCCTGCAATATATGCCGATTGGCCTTGTCGTTGGTGTTGTCCTTCTGGCTGAACTCCTCGTTGCGTTCGGTGGCTGGGTGATCAGCCCTGAGCTGAGCGGACATCTGGGCGAGCCGATGCCGGCGCTCGCGGAGATGTCCAACATCGAGGCCATCGGGAGCCTGCTCTATACAAAGTATGTCTATTATTTCGAAACGGCGGCACTCATTCTGCTTGTGGCGATGATCGGGGCAATCGTTCTGACGCTGCATCATCGCAAGGATGTGAAACGTCAGGATATCGTGCGGCAGAATGCGCGCACTGTCGAGAATTCAATTGAAATCGTGGAGGTGGAATCGGGCCGGGGCATTTAG
- the nuoE gene encoding NADH-quinone oxidoreductase subunit NuoE gives MSVRRLHSEQPDSFEFSAENLDWAKHVISKYPEGRQASAVIPLLMRAQEQEGWVTQPAIECVADMLSMPYIRVLEVATFYTQFQLQPVGKKAHIQVCGTTPCMLRGAEDLIRVCKNKIAAHPFALSEDGNFSWEEIECAGACVNAPMIQIFKDTYEDLTPEILEDLISKIDAGEDITPGTQQEGRIHGAPADGPVTLTDPALYDGSRVKYGLGAGMDDADSDASTSAEVEKEDQKPIKAAKPESAPAKKTPPKTKSKPAVKTPSEKVPEGDAPQLLDAPAGGQADNLKEISGIGPKIEEKLNAMGVFHFSQIASWTNENCAYVNGQLSFKGRIEREDWIAQSKVLAEGGDTDFSKRVAAGKVDSSKSEGGK, from the coding sequence ATGAGTGTCCGTCGCCTGCACAGCGAACAGCCTGATTCATTCGAGTTCTCAGCCGAGAATCTCGATTGGGCCAAGCATGTGATCAGCAAATATCCCGAAGGTCGTCAGGCCTCGGCTGTGATTCCGCTTCTTATGCGGGCGCAGGAGCAGGAAGGCTGGGTTACTCAGCCAGCGATCGAGTGTGTGGCAGACATGCTCTCAATGCCCTATATCCGCGTGCTTGAGGTGGCCACCTTCTACACACAGTTCCAACTGCAGCCGGTTGGCAAGAAAGCTCATATTCAGGTTTGCGGGACGACGCCCTGCATGTTGCGCGGGGCAGAAGATCTGATCCGTGTCTGCAAGAATAAAATCGCCGCTCATCCCTTCGCCCTATCAGAGGACGGCAATTTCTCGTGGGAAGAGATCGAGTGCGCGGGGGCTTGTGTCAATGCGCCGATGATCCAGATTTTCAAGGACACCTATGAAGATCTGACACCGGAAATTCTCGAAGATCTGATCAGCAAGATTGACGCGGGTGAAGACATCACGCCGGGAACGCAGCAGGAGGGCCGCATTCATGGGGCGCCTGCTGACGGGCCGGTGACGCTGACCGATCCAGCGCTTTATGATGGGTCGCGTGTGAAATACGGCCTTGGCGCAGGCATGGATGACGCGGATAGCGACGCTTCCACTTCAGCAGAGGTCGAAAAGGAAGACCAAAAGCCGATCAAGGCTGCCAAGCCCGAGAGCGCTCCTGCCAAGAAAACGCCTCCGAAGACCAAATCCAAACCGGCGGTCAAGACGCCGTCAGAAAAAGTCCCGGAGGGGGATGCCCCCCAATTGCTGGACGCGCCAGCCGGTGGTCAGGCGGATAACCTCAAGGAAATTTCCGGTATCGGTCCGAAGATCGAGGAAAAGCTCAATGCGATGGGCGTTTTCCATTTCTCGCAGATCGCCAGCTGGACCAACGAGAATTGCGCCTATGTCAACGGCCAGCTGTCCTTCAAGGGGCGGATCGAGCGGGAAGACTGGATTGCGCAGTCCAAGGTTTTGGCCGAAGGCGGCGATACGGACTTTTCCAAGCGCGTTGCCGCGGGCAAGGTTGACTCCAGCAAGAGCGAAGGAGGCAAATAA
- the nuoG gene encoding NADH-quinone oxidoreductase subunit NuoG: MAKLIVDGVEIEVPGEYTLLQAAEEAGAEIPRFCYHERLSVAGNCRMCLVEVKGGPPKPAASCAMRVADMRPGRDGEPPEIFTKSPMVKKAREGVMEFLLINHPLDCPICDQAGECDLQDQAMAYGKGGSRFTENKRAVEDKYIGPLVKTVMTRCIHCTRCVRFTTEVAGIQELGLVGRGEDAEITTYLEAALTSELQGNVIDLCPVGALTSRPYAFTARPWELTKTETIDAMDAVGSNIRVDTRGRDVMRIQPHNNDAVNEEWISDKSRFIWDGLKSQRLDRPYVRKGGKLTPANWDEAFAVVAERVKGTSGDRIGAIAGSMASAEEMYAMKLLMASLGSGNIDARQDGSVLHGAMGRAAYLFNATIEGIEDADAILIVGSNPRMEAAVLNARIRKSWLAGGTRIGVIGEQADLKYGYDYLGSSSHVLADLAQGKGDFFPVLEGAERPLILIGQGAINHDDGYNVLTQAAKLAVKCGALGEDWNGFSMLHTDASAVGAFEVGFVPEEGAKDIGAMQQGGVDLLFLLGADELSFDAFGDAFKVYIGSHGDAGAHAADVILPGATYTEKSGLYLNTEGRVQMAMRANFAPGDAKEDWAILRALSAKLDKVLPFDSLAALRSKLIADHPDLDQLDDCLVGDVASIKALAKGAKRGKGQAMVSPITDYYLTNPIARASAVMAECSALAKGHAAQAAE, from the coding sequence ATGGCAAAGCTGATCGTTGATGGCGTCGAGATTGAAGTGCCGGGTGAATATACCCTGCTGCAGGCTGCCGAAGAGGCCGGCGCGGAAATCCCGCGTTTCTGCTATCATGAGCGCCTGTCGGTGGCGGGCAACTGCCGCATGTGCCTTGTTGAAGTGAAGGGCGGTCCGCCAAAGCCGGCAGCGTCCTGTGCGATGCGCGTGGCGGACATGCGTCCCGGTCGGGATGGCGAGCCGCCGGAGATTTTCACCAAATCGCCGATGGTCAAGAAGGCCCGTGAAGGCGTGATGGAATTTCTCTTGATCAATCATCCCCTTGATTGTCCGATCTGTGATCAGGCCGGGGAATGCGATCTTCAGGATCAGGCCATGGCTTACGGCAAAGGCGGCTCTCGCTTCACCGAGAACAAGCGGGCGGTCGAGGACAAATATATCGGGCCGCTGGTCAAGACCGTGATGACCCGCTGCATTCATTGCACCCGCTGTGTGCGCTTTACCACCGAGGTGGCGGGCATTCAGGAGCTTGGGCTTGTCGGGCGCGGTGAGGATGCCGAAATCACCACGTATCTGGAAGCGGCGCTGACGTCCGAATTACAAGGCAACGTGATTGATCTGTGCCCGGTCGGCGCGCTGACCTCGCGGCCTTATGCCTTCACGGCCCGCCCGTGGGAGCTAACCAAGACCGAGACCATCGACGCGATGGATGCGGTGGGCAGCAACATCCGGGTGGACACGCGTGGCCGTGACGTGATGCGCATTCAGCCGCACAACAATGATGCGGTCAATGAGGAATGGATTTCTGACAAGAGCCGCTTCATCTGGGATGGGCTCAAGTCGCAACGTCTTGATCGGCCCTATGTGCGCAAGGGCGGCAAACTGACGCCTGCGAACTGGGACGAAGCCTTTGCTGTTGTTGCCGAGCGGGTCAAAGGGACATCTGGTGACCGGATCGGTGCGATTGCCGGGTCTATGGCCAGCGCCGAAGAAATGTATGCCATGAAGCTGCTGATGGCCTCGCTGGGGTCAGGCAATATCGATGCGCGTCAGGACGGCTCGGTTTTGCATGGCGCCATGGGACGGGCGGCTTATTTGTTTAACGCCACCATCGAGGGCATCGAGGATGCGGACGCGATCCTGATCGTCGGCTCCAATCCCCGCATGGAGGCCGCTGTCCTCAACGCCCGCATTCGCAAGAGCTGGCTGGCTGGCGGTACACGCATTGGCGTGATTGGTGAGCAGGCCGATCTCAAATATGGTTACGATTATCTGGGGTCAAGCTCCCATGTTCTGGCTGATCTTGCTCAGGGCAAGGGAGATTTCTTCCCTGTTCTGGAGGGGGCAGAGCGTCCCTTGATCCTGATCGGGCAGGGAGCAATCAACCACGATGACGGCTACAATGTGCTGACGCAGGCCGCCAAGCTGGCGGTCAAGTGTGGTGCGCTGGGTGAGGACTGGAATGGCTTCTCCATGCTGCACACCGATGCGAGTGCCGTGGGAGCCTTCGAAGTTGGTTTCGTTCCGGAAGAAGGCGCCAAGGATATCGGGGCGATGCAGCAGGGCGGCGTTGATCTGTTGTTCCTTCTGGGGGCGGACGAGCTCAGCTTTGATGCCTTTGGCGATGCCTTCAAGGTCTATATCGGCAGCCATGGCGACGCTGGGGCGCATGCAGCGGATGTGATTCTGCCCGGCGCGACCTACACCGAGAAGTCTGGCCTTTATCTCAACACCGAAGGACGGGTGCAAATGGCGATGCGGGCCAATTTCGCGCCCGGGGATGCCAAGGAAGACTGGGCGATCCTCCGGGCACTGTCGGCCAAGCTTGACAAGGTGCTGCCCTTTGACAGTCTTGCGGCGCTGCGCAGCAAGCTCATTGCGGATCATCCGGACCTTGATCAGCTGGATGACTGTCTGGTTGGTGATGTCGCTTCGATCAAGGCGCTGGCCAAAGGGGCCAAGCGCGGCAAGGGGCAGGCCATGGTCTCGCCGATCACTGATTATTATCTCACCAATCCGATTGCGCGCGCGTCTGCCGTCATGGCCGAGTGCAGCGCGCTGGCAAAGGGGCACGCGGCGCAAGCTGCGGAGTAG
- a CDS encoding NADH-quinone oxidoreductase subunit D: MAEAHVRNFNINFGPQHPAAHGVLRMILELNGEIVERVDPHIGLLHRGTEKLIEHKIYAQATPYFDRLDYVSPMNQEHAFCLAIERLLGLEIPRRASLIRVLYSEIGRILNHLLNVTTQAMDVGALTPPLWGFEEREKLMVFYERACGARLHANYFRVGGVHQDLTEDLVDDIEAWCDPFLKVVDDIDRLLTDNRIFKQRNADIGIVELEDAWAWGFSGCMVRSCGVPWDLRKSQPYECYGEMAFDIPVGKHGDNYDRYLMRMEEMRQSVRIMRQCITKLREPEGRGPVMAKNDKIVPPRRDEMKRSMEALINHFKLHTEGFHVPAGEVYAAVEAPKGEFGVYLVSDGSNKPYKCKIRAPGFVHLSAMDFLSRGYQLADVSAILGSLDIVFGEVDR, from the coding sequence ATGGCTGAAGCACACGTTAGAAATTTCAATATCAATTTCGGTCCCCAGCATCCGGCCGCGCATGGCGTGCTGCGCATGATTCTCGAGCTGAATGGCGAGATCGTCGAACGGGTTGATCCGCATATCGGCCTGCTGCATCGCGGCACAGAGAAGCTTATCGAGCACAAGATCTATGCACAGGCGACGCCTTATTTTGATCGGCTCGACTATGTGTCGCCCATGAATCAGGAGCACGCCTTCTGTCTCGCCATCGAGCGGCTTTTGGGGCTTGAGATACCGCGCCGGGCGTCGCTCATCCGTGTGCTCTACTCCGAGATTGGTCGCATTCTCAATCATCTTCTCAATGTGACGACACAGGCCATGGATGTGGGCGCGCTGACGCCGCCTCTGTGGGGCTTTGAAGAGCGCGAGAAGTTGATGGTCTTTTACGAGCGGGCTTGCGGGGCACGGCTTCACGCCAACTATTTCCGGGTTGGCGGGGTGCATCAGGATCTGACCGAAGACCTTGTTGATGATATCGAGGCCTGGTGTGATCCTTTTCTCAAGGTGGTTGACGATATCGACCGTCTGCTGACCGACAACCGGATTTTCAAGCAGCGCAATGCTGACATCGGAATCGTCGAGCTCGAGGATGCATGGGCTTGGGGGTTCTCGGGCTGCATGGTGCGCTCTTGCGGCGTGCCGTGGGATTTGCGCAAGAGCCAGCCATATGAATGCTACGGCGAGATGGCGTTCGACATCCCCGTCGGCAAGCATGGCGATAATTACGACCGCTACCTGATGCGCATGGAAGAAATGCGCCAATCGGTGCGGATCATGCGCCAGTGCATCACCAAATTGCGCGAGCCGGAAGGGCGTGGCCCCGTGATGGCAAAGAACGACAAGATCGTTCCGCCCCGGCGCGATGAGATGAAGCGCTCGATGGAAGCGCTGATCAATCACTTCAAGCTGCACACAGAGGGTTTCCATGTGCCTGCTGGCGAGGTGTATGCCGCGGTTGAGGCGCCCAAGGGCGAATTCGGGGTCTATCTGGTCTCGGACGGCAGCAACAAGCCTTACAAATGCAAGATCCGGGCGCCGGGGTTCGTGCATCTCTCGGCAATGGATTTTCTGTCGCGTGGCTACCAGCTTGCTGACGTGTCAGCCATTCTGGGCTCGCTCGATATCGTGTTCGGTGAAGTCGACCGTTAG
- the nuoI gene encoding NADH-quinone oxidoreductase subunit NuoI — MALAQAAKSLMLKEFVSAFFLAMRYFFAPKSTLNYPFEKGPVSPRFRGEHALRRYPNGEERCIACKLCEAICPAQAITIEAGPRRNDGTRRTTRYDIDMTKCIYCGLCEEACPVEAIVEGPNFEFATETREELFYDKAKLLENGDRWELELARNIALDAPYR, encoded by the coding sequence ATGGCACTTGCACAGGCTGCAAAATCGCTGATGCTGAAGGAGTTCGTCTCGGCCTTCTTTCTTGCTATGCGCTATTTCTTTGCGCCCAAGTCGACGCTCAACTATCCCTTCGAGAAAGGGCCGGTGTCCCCGCGGTTTCGCGGCGAGCACGCGCTTCGGCGCTATCCCAACGGGGAAGAGCGCTGCATTGCCTGCAAATTGTGCGAAGCGATCTGTCCGGCGCAGGCGATCACCATCGAAGCGGGCCCGCGGCGTAATGATGGCACGCGCCGCACCACGCGCTATGACATCGACATGACCAAATGCATCTATTGCGGTCTGTGTGAGGAGGCCTGTCCGGTGGAGGCCATCGTCGAGGGACCGAATTTCGAATTTGCGACCGAGACGCGCGAAGAGCTGTTCTACGACAAGGCAAAGCTGCTTGAGAATGGTGATCGCTGGGAGCTGGAACTGGCGCGCAACATCGCACTGGATGCACCCTATCGCTAA
- the nuoH gene encoding NADH-quinone oxidoreductase subunit NuoH, whose translation MNGFVDNWLIPGAIMVGQSLLLLVVLLVIVAYVLLADRKIWAAVQMRRGPNVVGPWGLLQSFADLLKFILKEPVIPSGSNKVMFLLGPLVMVTVSLAAWAVIPVSEGWAIADLNVGILYILAVSSLGIYGIIMGGWASNSKYPFLSALRSAAQMVSYEVSIGFVIITVLLCVGSLNLTDIVLAQKEGLASYLGLPALSFLNWYWLPLFPMFIVFFISALAETNRPPFDLAEAESELVAGFMVEYGSTPYMMYMLGEYVAITLMCSLTTILFMGGWLPPFDFVPFTWVPGVVWFFLKASAVFFMFGMVKAFVPRYRYDQLMRLGWKVFLPLSLFYVVLVASVLQFAGWAP comes from the coding sequence ATGAATGGTTTTGTCGACAATTGGCTCATCCCCGGCGCGATCATGGTGGGGCAGTCGCTGCTTCTGCTGGTCGTCCTCTTGGTGATCGTTGCCTATGTCCTGTTGGCGGATCGAAAGATCTGGGCGGCGGTGCAGATGCGCCGTGGCCCCAATGTGGTCGGGCCGTGGGGGCTGTTGCAGTCCTTTGCCGATCTGTTGAAATTCATCCTCAAGGAACCGGTGATTCCATCTGGCTCAAACAAGGTTATGTTCCTGCTCGGGCCTCTTGTGATGGTGACGGTGTCGCTGGCCGCCTGGGCCGTGATCCCGGTGTCTGAAGGCTGGGCGATCGCTGATCTCAATGTCGGCATTCTCTACATTCTTGCGGTCTCTTCGCTCGGTATCTACGGCATCATCATGGGCGGTTGGGCTTCGAACTCGAAATATCCCTTCCTGTCAGCCTTGCGCTCGGCAGCGCAGATGGTCTCGTATGAAGTGTCCATCGGCTTCGTGATCATCACGGTTCTCTTGTGCGTCGGCTCGCTCAATCTGACTGACATCGTGCTCGCCCAGAAGGAAGGGCTTGCGTCGTACCTCGGACTACCGGCGCTCAGTTTCCTCAACTGGTACTGGTTGCCGCTGTTCCCGATGTTCATCGTCTTCTTTATCTCGGCCTTGGCGGAGACCAACCGGCCGCCGTTCGATCTGGCCGAGGCGGAATCAGAGCTGGTCGCGGGCTTCATGGTGGAGTATGGCTCCACGCCCTACATGATGTACATGCTGGGGGAATATGTCGCGATTACGCTGATGTGCTCGCTGACGACGATCCTGTTCATGGGGGGATGGCTGCCGCCATTCGACTTTGTTCCCTTTACCTGGGTGCCCGGTGTTGTCTGGTTCTTTTTGAAGGCGAGTGCCGTCTTCTTTATGTTCGGGATGGTGAAGGCCTTCGTGCCGCGCTATCGCTATGATCAATTGATGCGCCTTGGCTGGAAGGTTTTCCTGCCGTTGTCGCTGTTTTATGTGGTGCTGGTGGCGAGTGTTCTGCAGTTCGCTGGCTGGGCACCTTAA
- the nuoF gene encoding NADH-quinone oxidoreductase subunit NuoF — MLQDKDRIFTNIYGLHDWGLEGALKRGSWDGTKGILAKGQDWIINEMKASGLRGRGGAGFPTGLKWSFMPPKQEGRPQYLVVNADESEPGTCKDREILRHDPHHLVEGCLIAGFAMNADAAYIYVRGEFIRERERLQAAVDQAYEKKLIGKNNIHGYDFDIIVHHGAGAYICGEETALLESLEGKKGQPRLKPPFPANVGLYGCPTTVNNVESIAVAPTILRRSASWFKGFGAENNHGTKLFCVSGHVNQPATFEEAMSVPFKELINKHCSGIRGGWDNLLAVIPGGSSVPCVPADQITDCPMDFDSLKELGSGLGTAAVIVMDKSTDIIKAIARLSYFYKHESCGQCTPCREGTGWMWRVMERMVRGEASKKEIDMLFEVSKQVEGHTICALGDAAAWPVQGLIRHFRPVIEQRIDQYTANPKEDAAPLAAAE, encoded by the coding sequence ATGCTCCAGGATAAAGACCGGATCTTCACCAATATCTATGGCCTGCATGACTGGGGTCTTGAGGGTGCGCTCAAGCGCGGCAGTTGGGATGGTACCAAGGGCATTCTGGCCAAGGGGCAGGACTGGATCATCAACGAGATGAAGGCCTCGGGCCTCAGGGGGCGCGGCGGTGCTGGCTTTCCGACCGGTTTGAAATGGTCCTTCATGCCGCCCAAACAGGAAGGGCGGCCGCAATATCTCGTCGTCAACGCTGATGAATCCGAGCCGGGCACCTGCAAGGACCGGGAAATCCTGCGTCACGATCCCCACCATCTGGTTGAGGGCTGTCTGATTGCCGGTTTCGCGATGAACGCGGATGCGGCCTATATCTATGTGCGCGGCGAATTCATCCGCGAGCGTGAACGCCTTCAGGCGGCGGTTGATCAGGCCTATGAAAAAAAGCTGATCGGCAAGAATAACATCCACGGCTATGACTTCGACATCATCGTGCATCACGGGGCCGGGGCTTATATTTGCGGTGAGGAAACCGCGCTGCTCGAATCGCTGGAAGGCAAGAAGGGCCAGCCGCGCCTCAAGCCGCCATTTCCGGCCAATGTCGGGCTTTATGGCTGTCCGACCACGGTCAACAATGTGGAATCCATTGCCGTGGCGCCGACGATTCTGCGGCGCAGCGCCAGCTGGTTCAAAGGCTTCGGGGCCGAGAACAACCACGGCACCAAGCTTTTCTGCGTCTCTGGACATGTCAATCAGCCCGCCACCTTCGAAGAGGCCATGTCGGTTCCCTTTAAGGAACTGATCAACAAGCATTGCAGCGGCATTCGCGGCGGCTGGGACAATCTCCTTGCGGTGATTCCGGGCGGCTCGTCGGTGCCTTGTGTGCCTGCCGATCAGATCACGGATTGTCCGATGGATTTCGACAGCCTCAAGGAGCTGGGCTCGGGACTTGGAACCGCTGCTGTCATCGTCATGGACAAGTCGACCGATATCATCAAGGCGATTGCGCGACTGAGCTATTTCTACAAGCACGAAAGCTGTGGCCAGTGCACACCGTGCCGGGAGGGAACCGGCTGGATGTGGCGCGTCATGGAGCGCATGGTGCGGGGTGAAGCCTCGAAGAAAGAAATCGATATGCTGTTCGAGGTCTCCAAGCAGGTGGAAGGTCACACGATCTGCGCTCTTGGCGATGCGGCAGCCTGGCCGGTGCAGGGGCTTATCCGTCATTTCCGCCCGGTGATTGAACAGAGAATTGATCAGTATACGGCCAATCCGAAAGAGGATGCGGCCCCGCTGGCGGCTGCGGAGTAG
- a CDS encoding pentapeptide repeat-containing protein, protein MKLNKENHRIEVKTCDLSGSDFDDVNLCGSKFHNVNLSGGRYDDVNFSGCVAENLNMSGWSVTDANLAGFRVEAANLSGASLKACQMEGMTIDGIEVSDLLSLWKAQNANGGES, encoded by the coding sequence ATGAAACTTAATAAGGAAAATCATCGGATTGAAGTGAAGACCTGCGATCTGTCCGGATCTGACTTCGACGACGTGAATTTGTGTGGCTCCAAATTTCACAATGTGAACCTGTCAGGTGGCCGCTATGACGATGTCAATTTTTCAGGCTGTGTAGCCGAGAATTTGAATATGTCCGGTTGGTCGGTGACGGATGCCAATCTGGCAGGGTTTCGCGTTGAAGCAGCCAATCTTTCCGGCGCTTCCCTCAAAGCCTGCCAGATGGAAGGCATGACCATCGACGGGATCGAGGTTTCTGATCTTCTGTCGCTCTGGAAAGCGCAAAATGCGAACGGCGGGGAAAGCTGA
- the nuoL gene encoding NADH-quinone oxidoreductase subunit L, which produces MYTAIVFLPLIGFLIAGLFGRSIGHKAAEYITSSLLVIAALLSWIAFFVVAIGHEGHTEIVTLVSWIHSGDLSIDWTIRVDTLTAVMLVVVNSISALVHIYSIGYMHHDPNRARFFAYLSLFTFAMLSLVTADNLLQMFFGWEGVGLASYLLIGFWYQKPSANAAAMKAFIVNRVGDFGFALGICGVYVLFGTISFSEIFAGADAMKGQTIVFLGHEWDALTTICLLLFMGAMGKSAQFLLHTWLPDAMEGPTPVSALIHAATMVTAGVFMVARLSPLFELSPTALEFVTFIGATTAFFAATVGLVQNDIKRVIAYSTCSQLGYMFVALGIGAYGAAVFHLFTHAFFKALLFLGAGSVIHAVSDEQDMRRMGGLAKHIKVTYWMMMVGTLALTGVGIPGTLIGFAGFNSKDAIIESAFAAQNLMSNYAFLMTVVAALFTSFYSWRLIFMTFHGRERMNADVKAKIHESPKVMTVPLMVLAVGAAFAGMVFSGFFYGHHYDDFWKGALFTAAENDLVHVFHDVPWAVKLAPFVMMLLGLATAYVFYIRKPNLPKRLAERHDWLHKFLLNKWYFDELYDLVFIRPALWLGRILWKGGDERIIDHYGPNGIAARVSDLTGRIVRLQTGYLYHYAFAMMIGVALLVTYIMLSGGAH; this is translated from the coding sequence ATGTATACGGCCATCGTCTTTCTACCGCTTATCGGATTCCTGATTGCAGGATTGTTCGGGCGCTCGATTGGGCACAAGGCTGCGGAATATATCACCAGCAGCCTTTTGGTGATTGCGGCTTTGCTCAGCTGGATTGCCTTCTTCGTTGTTGCCATCGGTCACGAGGGGCATACCGAGATTGTCACCCTTGTCAGCTGGATTCACTCTGGCGATCTGTCGATTGACTGGACGATCCGGGTTGATACCCTGACGGCGGTCATGCTGGTGGTGGTCAATTCGATTTCGGCGCTCGTGCACATCTATTCCATCGGCTACATGCATCACGATCCGAATCGTGCGCGGTTCTTTGCCTATCTGTCGCTGTTCACATTCGCGATGCTGTCCCTCGTCACGGCGGACAATCTGTTGCAGATGTTCTTTGGCTGGGAAGGGGTGGGCCTTGCCTCCTACCTGCTGATCGGTTTCTGGTATCAGAAGCCGTCGGCCAATGCGGCGGCGATGAAGGCCTTTATCGTCAACCGCGTCGGCGACTTCGGCTTTGCCCTTGGTATTTGCGGTGTCTATGTGCTGTTCGGCACGATCAGCTTCTCCGAGATCTTCGCCGGAGCTGACGCCATGAAGGGACAGACAATTGTCTTCCTTGGTCACGAATGGGATGCCCTGACCACGATCTGTCTTTTGCTGTTCATGGGTGCGATGGGCAAGTCGGCGCAGTTCCTCCTGCATACATGGTTGCCGGACGCGATGGAGGGACCGACGCCGGTCTCCGCACTGATCCATGCGGCGACCATGGTCACCGCAGGCGTTTTCATGGTGGCGCGGCTGTCGCCCTTGTTTGAGCTGTCCCCCACTGCGCTTGAATTTGTCACCTTTATTGGTGCGACGACGGCCTTCTTTGCGGCAACCGTGGGATTGGTGCAGAACGACATCAAGCGGGTCATTGCCTATTCGACCTGTTCGCAGCTTGGCTACATGTTTGTTGCCTTGGGGATTGGCGCTTATGGGGCGGCGGTGTTCCATCTGTTCACCCACGCCTTCTTCAAGGCGCTGTTGTTCCTTGGTGCCGGTTCGGTCATTCATGCCGTGTCGGACGAGCAGGACATGCGCCGGATGGGCGGTTTGGCCAAGCACATCAAGGTCACCTACTGGATGATGATGGTTGGCACGCTGGCGCTGACCGGCGTTGGTATTCCGGGCACCCTGATCGGCTTTGCCGGCTTCAATTCAAAAGACGCCATCATCGAAAGTGCCTTTGCTGCACAAAACCTGATGAGCAACTACGCCTTCCTGATGACTGTGGTGGCGGCGCTCTTCACCAGTTTCTACAGCTGGCGGCTGATTTTCATGACCTTCCATGGACGTGAACGAATGAATGCCGACGTCAAGGCCAAGATCCACGAAAGCCCCAAAGTGATGACCGTGCCATTGATGGTCCTTGCTGTTGGTGCGGCCTTTGCGGGCATGGTCTTCTCGGGCTTCTTCTACGGACATCACTATGATGACTTCTGGAAAGGCGCGCTGTTTACCGCTGCGGAGAATGATCTGGTGCATGTGTTCCATGATGTCCCATGGGCTGTGAAACTGGCTCCGTTTGTGATGATGCTTCTTGGTTTGGCAACGGCCTATGTGTTCTACATTCGCAAGCCGAACTTGCCCAAACGCCTGGCTGAACGTCACGACTGGCTTCACAAGTTCCTCCTCAATAAATGGTACTTCGACGAGCTGTATGATCTCGTTTTCATTCGCCCGGCCCTGTGGCTCGGTCGTATCCTGTGGAAGGGGGGCGATGAAAGAATTATCGACCATTATGGCCCGAATGGCATCGCTGCGCGGGTTTCGGATCTGACGGGTCGCATCGTGCGACTTCAGACCGGATATCTCTACCACTATGCCTTTGCCATGATGATTGGCGTGGCGCTGCTGGTCACCTACATCATGCTGAGCGGGGGGGCACATTGA
- the nuoK gene encoding NADH-quinone oxidoreductase subunit NuoK gives MEIGLSHYLTVAAILFVIGMFGIFLNRKNVIVILMSIELILLSVNINFVAFSSYLGDLTGQIFGLLVLTVAAAEAAIGLAILVVFYRNRGTIAVEDINMMKG, from the coding sequence ATGGAAATCGGACTGAGCCATTATCTGACCGTAGCGGCGATCTTGTTTGTGATCGGAATGTTCGGCATTTTCCTCAACAGGAAGAATGTCATTGTCATTCTGATGTCGATCGAGTTGATCCTCTTGTCGGTCAATATCAATTTTGTTGCCTTCTCCAGCTATCTTGGCGATCTGACGGGTCAGATATTCGGGTTGCTCGTTCTGACGGTTGCAGCTGCAGAGGCGGCTATCGGTTTGGCCATTCTGGTCGTGTTCTATCGCAATCGCGGCACCATCGCGGTTGAAGACATCAACATGATGAAAGGCTGA